A portion of the Chromobacterium sp. IIBBL 290-4 genome contains these proteins:
- the rpmE gene encoding 50S ribosomal protein L31 has product MKTDIHPNYKELSVTCSCGQQFVTKSTMSKDAFSIEVCSSCHPFYTGKQKIVDTAGRVDKFNQKFGSFFKR; this is encoded by the coding sequence ATGAAGACCGATATTCACCCGAATTACAAAGAACTGTCTGTTACCTGCTCCTGCGGCCAACAGTTCGTAACCAAGTCCACCATGTCCAAGGACGCCTTCTCCATCGAAGTGTGCTCCAGCTGCCACCCGTTCTACACCGGCAAGCAAAAGATCGTGGACACCGCTGGTCGCGTGGACAAGTTCAACCAGAAGTTCGGCAGCTTCTTCAAGCGCTAA
- a CDS encoding glycosyltransferase family 39 protein, producing the protein MLTYSAQSGALAKPTEKPWVLLLLCFIWLWPGILGHDPWKPDEPYVLAVAQSMLHSGNWLLPTLNGAPYLDNPPLYYWLAAGCIKLFSPWLMPAHDAARMATPMLMALSLLLAGMAGRDLIGRRHGRSVVMILIGCIGLAESGHQLTPAVASFAGFAAAFYSLSLTLRSPGLAGALLGAASVAIFLGGSLADLMLIWLTAVMLPAFSSWRCKNYGLTLLLALLVAIPAILVWPMLLLRDYPAVFTDWWANYSLGQSSGFGHLRLFHDFGYFSVNILWFAFPAWPLALWTLYRNRQLETPKLQLPLLFCVMIAVFLTLSDRANIIDAMPLLLPFSVLAAVELDNLKRGAAAFLNWFALMTCGMFGLFGWLGWAAMNYGWPKGLAGRAQYFSPFYQPHVSWWQAGGALLATLAWLWALSRPHLRGRQAVTNWAAGLTLLLGLALTLWLPWFDAAKSYRPVVERMRAKLPADARCVATESDNKLALISWRYYAGIELVSFPRGETPPCDYWLVARDKAQGMAEPGWQVLWTGNRPREDNMTFALLQRLSLPKQAE; encoded by the coding sequence ATGCTGACTTATTCTGCCCAATCCGGCGCGCTGGCCAAGCCGACCGAGAAGCCCTGGGTGCTGTTGCTGCTGTGTTTCATCTGGCTGTGGCCCGGCATTCTGGGGCATGACCCCTGGAAGCCGGACGAGCCCTATGTGCTGGCCGTCGCGCAAAGCATGCTGCACAGCGGCAACTGGCTGTTGCCCACGCTCAACGGCGCGCCGTATCTGGATAATCCCCCCTTGTATTACTGGCTGGCCGCGGGCTGCATCAAGCTGTTCTCCCCTTGGCTGATGCCGGCACATGACGCCGCGCGCATGGCTACCCCGATGTTGATGGCGTTGTCGCTATTGCTGGCCGGCATGGCTGGGCGCGATCTGATAGGCCGCCGCCACGGCCGCAGCGTGGTGATGATCTTGATAGGCTGCATCGGCCTAGCTGAGTCCGGCCATCAGTTGACGCCGGCGGTGGCCAGCTTCGCCGGCTTTGCGGCGGCCTTTTATTCGCTGTCCCTGACCCTGCGCTCGCCGGGATTGGCCGGCGCCTTGCTGGGCGCGGCCAGCGTGGCCATCTTCCTGGGCGGCAGCCTGGCCGATCTGATGCTGATCTGGCTGACGGCGGTGATGCTGCCGGCTTTCAGCAGCTGGCGTTGCAAGAATTATGGCCTGACCTTGCTGCTGGCCTTGCTGGTGGCGATTCCGGCCATCCTGGTCTGGCCCATGTTATTGCTGCGCGATTATCCGGCGGTATTCACCGATTGGTGGGCCAATTACTCGCTGGGACAGTCCAGCGGTTTCGGGCATTTGCGCCTGTTCCATGATTTTGGTTATTTCAGCGTCAATATCCTGTGGTTCGCTTTCCCCGCCTGGCCGCTGGCGCTGTGGACGCTGTACCGCAATCGACAGCTGGAAACGCCCAAGCTGCAATTGCCGCTGTTGTTCTGCGTGATGATCGCCGTGTTTCTGACGCTGTCCGACCGCGCCAATATCATCGACGCCATGCCTTTGCTATTGCCGTTCTCCGTGCTGGCTGCGGTGGAGCTGGATAATCTCAAGCGTGGCGCCGCGGCCTTCCTCAACTGGTTCGCCTTGATGACTTGCGGAATGTTCGGTCTGTTTGGCTGGTTGGGCTGGGCGGCGATGAACTATGGCTGGCCGAAAGGCCTGGCAGGCAGAGCGCAGTATTTCAGTCCCTTCTACCAGCCGCATGTGTCGTGGTGGCAGGCTGGCGGCGCGCTGCTGGCTACGCTTGCTTGGCTGTGGGCCTTGAGCCGTCCTCACCTGAGGGGCCGCCAAGCAGTGACGAATTGGGCCGCAGGGCTGACCTTGTTGTTGGGCTTGGCGCTGACCTTGTGGCTGCCCTGGTTCGACGCGGCCAAGAGCTATCGACCGGTGGTGGAGAGAATGCGGGCCAAGCTGCCAGCGGATGCGCGTTGCGTGGCGACGGAGAGCGATAATAAATTGGCGCTGATCAGCTGGCGCTACTATGCCGGCATCGAACTGGTATCGTTTCCGCGCGGCGAAACACCGCCTTGCGATTATTGGCTGGTGGCGCGAGACAAAGCGCAGGGCATGGCCGAGCCGGGCTGGCAGGTGTTGTGGACCGGCAATCGTCCCCGCGAAGACAATATGACTTTCGCCTTGCTGCAGCGGCTGTCCCTGCCGAAACAGGCCGAGTGA
- a CDS encoding LysR family transcriptional regulator has protein sequence MENSIDWQLYRSLLAVLQEGSLSAAARALGQTQPTLGRHIDALETALGLPLFTRSQGGLLPTDAARALRPHAEAMASHAAALQRAASSQGEEPSGTVRVTASEVIGVEVLPAILAKLRRRHPAITIELALSNRSQDLLSREADIAVRMTPPQQAQLIARPVGAVAIGLYAAPAYCAVYGEPAALAELSQHSLIGFDQASAFQREAAKRMPGLSREGFSLLSDSDLAQLALLRAGAGIGFCQQSLAERDGLRRILPGHYELSLDTWITMHEDLRHNRACKAVFDALVSGMRHYIEP, from the coding sequence ATGGAAAACAGCATAGATTGGCAGCTCTACCGTTCCCTCCTCGCCGTATTGCAGGAGGGATCGTTATCTGCGGCGGCGCGCGCGCTGGGGCAAACCCAGCCCACGCTAGGCCGCCATATCGACGCGCTGGAGACGGCGCTGGGCCTTCCGCTATTCACTCGCTCGCAAGGCGGATTATTGCCTACCGACGCGGCCCGCGCGCTGCGGCCTCACGCCGAAGCCATGGCCAGCCACGCGGCGGCGCTGCAGCGCGCGGCCTCCAGCCAAGGCGAGGAACCCAGCGGCACAGTCAGGGTGACGGCCAGCGAGGTCATCGGCGTGGAGGTGCTGCCCGCTATTCTGGCCAAGCTACGGCGGCGCCATCCGGCCATCACGATAGAATTGGCGCTTAGCAATCGCTCGCAAGACTTGCTATCGCGCGAGGCGGACATCGCCGTGCGCATGACGCCGCCCCAGCAGGCGCAACTGATCGCCCGCCCCGTCGGCGCCGTCGCCATCGGCCTGTACGCCGCGCCAGCCTATTGCGCCGTATATGGCGAGCCCGCCGCGCTTGCCGAACTCAGCCAACATAGCCTGATCGGCTTTGATCAAGCCAGCGCCTTCCAGCGCGAAGCGGCCAAACGGATGCCCGGCCTGTCGCGCGAGGGCTTCAGCCTGCTCAGCGACAGCGACCTGGCTCAACTCGCGCTGCTGCGCGCCGGCGCCGGCATTGGCTTCTGCCAGCAGAGCTTGGCGGAGCGCGATGGTTTGCGGCGCATCCTGCCCGGGCATTACGAGTTGAGCCTGGATACCTGGATCACCATGCATGAAGACTTGCGCCATAACCGGGCGTGCAAGGCGGTGTTCGATGCCTTGGTCAGCGGCATGCGGCATTACATCGAGCCATAG
- a CDS encoding NAD-dependent epimerase/dehydratase family protein produces MTKRQQALVVGAAGGIGGEVARQLRDAGWAVRGLVRRLEQPVQERDGIAWVRGDAMRPEDVAKAAEGCEVIVHAVNPPGYRRWGELVLPMLEATIAAAQAQGATIVLPGTVYNYGQDAFPAIREDSPQRPQTRKGAIRVEMEARLRAYAAGGGRALIVRAGDFFGPRAGNNWFSQGLIQPGKAIRRIQNPAAAGVGHQWAYLPDVARNIVDLLARRESLEPFASFHLGGHWDEDGTQMAQAIQRVLRRHGGDAKLAAFPWWLIRLIAPFNATLREMLEMRYLWRQPVRMDNGKLLGVLGRERLTPLDEAVEATLKGLGCLPE; encoded by the coding sequence ATGACGAAGCGACAACAAGCATTGGTAGTGGGCGCGGCTGGCGGCATAGGCGGGGAGGTGGCGCGCCAGTTGCGCGACGCGGGATGGGCGGTGCGCGGCTTGGTGCGCCGTCTGGAGCAGCCTGTGCAGGAGCGCGATGGCATCGCCTGGGTCCGGGGCGACGCGATGCGGCCGGAGGATGTGGCGAAGGCGGCAGAAGGTTGCGAGGTGATCGTTCATGCGGTGAATCCCCCAGGCTACCGGCGCTGGGGGGAACTGGTCTTGCCCATGTTGGAGGCGACAATCGCCGCGGCGCAAGCGCAAGGCGCGACCATCGTGCTGCCCGGCACGGTGTACAACTACGGACAGGATGCCTTTCCCGCCATAAGGGAAGACTCGCCGCAGCGGCCGCAGACGCGCAAAGGCGCGATCCGGGTGGAAATGGAAGCTCGGCTGCGGGCCTATGCGGCAGGCGGCGGCAGGGCGCTGATTGTGCGCGCCGGCGATTTCTTCGGCCCGCGGGCGGGCAATAACTGGTTTTCACAGGGTTTGATCCAGCCTGGCAAAGCCATCCGCCGCATCCAGAATCCAGCCGCCGCCGGTGTCGGCCATCAATGGGCCTACTTGCCGGATGTAGCGCGCAATATTGTCGACTTGCTGGCCAGGCGCGAATCGCTGGAGCCGTTCGCGTCATTCCACCTGGGCGGCCATTGGGATGAGGACGGCACGCAGATGGCGCAGGCTATTCAGCGGGTTTTGCGGCGACACGGCGGCGACGCCAAGCTGGCTGCGTTTCCTTGGTGGTTGATCCGGCTGATCGCGCCATTCAATGCCACGCTGCGGGAAATGCTGGAGATGCGCTATCTGTGGCGCCAGCCGGTGCGGATGGACAATGGCAAACTTTTGGGCGTGTTGGGACGGGAGCGGCTGACGCCGCTGGATGAGGCGGTGGAGGCGACCTTGAAGGGCTTGGGCTGCCTGCCTGAGTAA
- a CDS encoding HDOD domain-containing protein, giving the protein MLSRHQRSWGIEQWAAYLKDRELPVLLVTKKIFQSLKSQGKNAPEFAPRELVELVHDDPYLAVKLLLEAERRRSRHLGRETTTQLATILQLGSDELYSMIADSPVVNIAHPGGKAAVATAILASHIARTWSGLRSDASPDEISLATLLSETGELLLWHFAPELPTAAIEEFESGRANRTGLAQLNTAGFTFRQLTLILADAWQLPQMISQLIRGVDRPRTHIAQIAIDCARHLTQNPDNPALPSDIGNIAQYIPGVAKEKLIAVLPISDEQKARLLAHLQEQEKPAQA; this is encoded by the coding sequence ATGCTGAGCCGACACCAACGAAGCTGGGGAATTGAGCAGTGGGCGGCTTATCTGAAAGACAGAGAGCTGCCGGTGTTGCTGGTGACGAAGAAGATTTTCCAGTCGCTCAAATCCCAGGGCAAGAACGCGCCGGAGTTTGCGCCAAGAGAATTGGTTGAATTGGTGCATGACGACCCCTATCTGGCCGTCAAACTGCTGCTGGAGGCCGAGCGGCGCCGCTCGCGGCATCTGGGCAGGGAAACCACCACTCAGCTGGCCACCATACTGCAGCTGGGAAGCGATGAATTATATTCGATGATCGCCGACAGCCCGGTGGTGAATATCGCCCACCCCGGCGGCAAAGCCGCCGTCGCCACCGCCATTCTGGCATCCCATATCGCTCGCACCTGGTCCGGCCTCCGCTCGGATGCCTCCCCCGATGAGATTTCGCTGGCCACCCTGCTTTCGGAAACCGGAGAACTGCTGCTGTGGCATTTCGCGCCGGAACTGCCCACCGCGGCCATCGAAGAATTCGAATCCGGCCGCGCCAACCGGACCGGTTTGGCACAGCTGAACACCGCCGGATTCACTTTCCGGCAATTGACCCTGATTCTGGCCGATGCCTGGCAATTGCCGCAAATGATCAGCCAGTTGATCCGCGGAGTGGACCGGCCGCGCACGCATATCGCCCAAATCGCCATAGACTGCGCCCGCCATCTCACTCAAAACCCGGACAACCCCGCCCTGCCCTCCGACATCGGCAATATCGCCCAATACATCCCAGGCGTGGCCAAGGAGAAACTGATCGCGGTCCTGCCGATTTCCGATGAGCAGAAAGCCCGTCTCCTGGCCCATCTGCAAGAGCAGGAAAAACCGGCTCAAGCCTAG
- a CDS encoding IS1595 family transposase produces MDAQSFQRFLAQLDQLTLKQRSLLSSALKHPTHHDAIQDALPDLTACPHCQAEANQLALWGWSRGLRRYRCKQCHRTCNALSGSPLAKLRKADRWLSYAQALQDGLTVRAAARACGISKNTAFLWRHRFLHRASDHLAAQARGIVEVDETFILESFKGQRCLPRAPRQRGGVSQTRGTGPDQIPIMVVQDREGHIADFKLKKLNGAHVEAALAPLVDSDAILCSDGAAVYSTFARQHGITHRVVHAKTGQRVREGAFHIQHVNAYHSRLKLWMARFHGVATKYLENYLGWRRMLERYQQTMQPCHCLQEAVGRPLQHIIGT; encoded by the coding sequence ATGGATGCCCAGAGTTTTCAGCGTTTTCTTGCCCAACTGGATCAGCTCACGCTCAAACAGAGGAGCTTGCTGTCTTCTGCGCTTAAACATCCCACTCACCATGACGCCATTCAGGACGCCTTGCCTGACCTGACGGCTTGCCCACACTGCCAGGCCGAGGCCAACCAGTTGGCGTTATGGGGCTGGAGCCGAGGCCTGCGGCGTTATCGCTGCAAACAGTGCCACCGGACCTGCAATGCCTTGTCGGGCAGTCCATTAGCCAAATTGCGCAAGGCCGATCGCTGGCTGAGCTACGCCCAAGCACTGCAGGATGGCTTGACCGTGCGAGCAGCCGCTCGTGCATGCGGCATCAGCAAGAACACGGCTTTCCTATGGCGGCATCGCTTCTTGCATCGCGCATCAGACCATCTGGCGGCGCAAGCCCGAGGCATCGTCGAAGTAGATGAAACCTTCATTCTGGAATCATTCAAAGGGCAGCGGTGCCTCCCCCGCGCGCCGCGCCAGCGGGGTGGCGTCAGCCAAACACGGGGAACCGGGCCGGATCAGATTCCCATCATGGTGGTGCAGGACCGAGAGGGACATATAGCGGACTTCAAGTTGAAGAAGCTCAATGGCGCTCATGTGGAAGCGGCTTTAGCCCCGTTGGTGGATAGCGACGCCATCCTGTGTTCGGACGGCGCAGCGGTGTACTCGACCTTTGCCAGGCAGCATGGCATTACCCATCGAGTCGTGCATGCCAAGACGGGACAGCGGGTACGCGAGGGGGCGTTCCATATCCAGCATGTGAATGCCTACCATAGCCGCTTGAAGCTTTGGATGGCTCGATTCCACGGGGTTGCCACCAAATACCTTGAAAACTATCTGGGGTGGCGACGGATGCTGGAGCGCTATCAGCAAACCATGCAGCCTTGCCACTGCTTGCAGGAGGCAGTGGGTCGTCCCTTGCAACACATTATTGGGACATAG